A single window of Ovis aries strain OAR_USU_Benz2616 breed Rambouillet chromosome 24, ARS-UI_Ramb_v3.0, whole genome shotgun sequence DNA harbors:
- the TRAF7 gene encoding E3 ubiquitin-protein ligase TRAF7 isoform X1 yields the protein MSSGKGARYNRFSGGPSNLPTPDTAGTRMETTFGPAFSAVTTITKADGTSTYKQHRRTPSSSSSLAYSPRDEEDSMPPISTPRRSDSAISVRSLHSESSMSLRSTFSLPEEEEEPEPLVFAEQPSVKLCCQLCCGVFKDPVITTCGHTFCRRCALKSEKCPVDNAKLTVVVNNIAVAEQIGELFIHCRHGCRAAGGGKPSVFEVDPRGCPFTIKLSARKDHEGSCDYRPVRCPNNPSCPPLLKMNLEAHLKECEHIKCPHSKYGCTFIGNQDTYEAHLETCRFEGLKEFLQQTDDRFHEMHVALAQKDQEIAFLRSMLGKLSEKIDQLEKSLELKFDVLDENQSKLSEDLMEFRRDASMLNDELSHINARLNMGILGSYDPQQIFKCKGTFVGHQGPVWCLCVYSMGDLLFSGSSDKTIKVWDTCTTYKCQKTLEGHDGIVLALCIQGCKLYSGSADCTIIVWDIQNLQKVNTIRAHDNPVCTLVSSHNMLFSGSLKAIKVWDIVGTELKLKKELTGLNHWVRALVAAQSYLYSGSYQTIKIWDIRTLDCIHVLQTSGGSVYSIAVTNHHIVCGTYENLIHVWDIESKEQVRTLTGHVGTVYALAVISTPDQTKVFSASYDRSLRVWSMDNMICTQTLLRHQGSVTALAVSRGRLFSGAVDSTVKVWTC from the exons ATGAGCTCGGGCAAGGGCGCCCGCTACAACCGCTTCTCCGGGGGGCCGAGCAACCTTCCCACCCCAGACACCGCGGGG ACCAGAATGGAAACCACCTTTGGGCCTGCCTTTTCAGCTGTCACCACCATCACAAAAG CCGATGGGACCAGCACATACAAACAGCACCGCAGGACACCCTCTTCCTCCAGCTCCCTGGCCTACTCCCCGCGGGACGAGGAGGACAGCATG CCCCCCATCAGCACGCCTCGCCGCTCCGACTCGGCCATCTCCGTGCGCTCCCTGCACTCCGAGTCTAGCATGTCCCTCCGCTCCACGTTCTCGCtgccggaggaggaggaggagccg GAGCCGCTGGTGTTCGCCGAGCAGCCCTCGGTGAAGCTGTGCTGCCAGCTCTGCTGCGGTGTGTTCAAGGACCCCGTGATCACCACGTGTGGG CACACCTTCTGCCGAAGATGCGCCTTGAAGTCAG AGAAGTGCCCCGTGGACAACGCCAAGCTGACGGTGGTGGTGAACAACATCGCGGTGGCCGAGCAGATCGGCGAGCTCTTCATCCACTGCAGGCACGGCTGTCgggcggcggggggcgggaaGCCCTCCGTCTTCGAGGTGGACCCCCGAGGGTGCCCCTTCACCATCAAGCTTAGCGCTCGAAA GGACCACGAGGGCAGCTGTGACTACAGGCCTGTGCGCTGCCCCAACAACCCCAGCTGTCCACCCCTCCTCAAGATGAACCTGGAGGCTCACCTCAAGGAGTGCGAGCACATCAAGTGTCCCCACTCCAAGTACGG GTGCACGTTCATCGGGAACCAGGACACGTACGAGGCGCACTTGGAGACGTGCCGCTTCGAGGGCCTGAAGGAGTTCCTGCAGCAGACAGACGACCGCTTCCATGAGATGCACGTGGCGCTGGCCCAGAAGGACCAGGAGATCGCCTTCCTGCGCTCCATGCTGGGCAAGCTCTCGGAGAAGATCGACCAGCTGGAGAAGAGCCTGGAGCTCAAGTTCG ATGTCCTGGACGAAAACCAGAGCAAGCTCAGCGAGGACCTCATGGAGTTCCGGAGGGATGCGTCCATGTTGAAC GACGAGCTGTCCCACATCAACGCGCGGCTGAACATGGGCATCCTCGGCT CCTATGACCCACAGCAGATCTTCAAATGCAAGGGAACGTTTGTGGGCCACCAGGGCCCCGTCTGGTGTCTCTGCGTCTACTCCATGGGGGACTTGCTCTTCAGCGGCTCCTCTGACAAGACCATCAAG GTGTGGGACACGTGTACCACCTACAAGTGCCAGAAGACTCTGGAGGGCCATGACGGCATCGTGCTGGCCCTTTGCATCCAGGG ATGCAAGCTGTACAGTGGCTCGGCCGACTGCACCATCATT GTATGGGACATCCAGAACCTACAGAAAGTGAACACGATCCGGGCCCACGACAACCCGGTGTGCACACTGGTGTCATCACACAACATGCTCTTCAGTGGCTCCCTGAAGGCCATCAAG GTCTGGGACATCGTGGGCACCGAGTTGAAGCTGAAGAAGGAGCTCACCGGTCTCAACCACTGGGTGCGAGCCCTGGTGGCCGCCCAAAGCTACCTGTACAGCGGCTCCTACCAGACAATCAAG ATCTGGGACATCCGGACCCTTGACTGCATCCACGTCCTGCAGACGTCTGGCGGCAGTGTCTACTCTATTGCCGTGACCAATCACCACATCGTCTGTGGCACCTACGAGAACCTCATCCAT GTATGGGACATCGAGTCTAAGGAGCAGGTGCGGACCCTGACGGGCCATGTTGGTACCGTGTACGCCCTGGCAGTCATCTCGACGCCAGACCAGACCAAAGTCTTCAGCGCATCCTATGACCGGTCTCTCAGG GTCTGGAGTATGGACAACATGATCTGCACGCAGACTCTGCTGCGTCACCAGGGCAGTGTGACCGCGCTGGCCGTGTCCCGGGGCCGGCTCTTTTCCGGAGCCGTGGACAGCACTGTGAAG GTGTGGACTTGCTAA
- the TRAF7 gene encoding E3 ubiquitin-protein ligase TRAF7 isoform X2 produces the protein MSSGKGARYNRFSGGPSNLPTPDTAGTRMETTFGPAFSAVTTITKADGTSTYKQHRRTPSSSSSLAYSPRDEEDSMPPISTPRRSDSAISVRSLHSESSMSLRSTFSLPEEEEEPEPLVFAEQPSVKLCCQLCCGVFKDPVITTCGHTFCRRCALKSEKCPVDNAKLTVVVNNIAVAEQIGELFIHCRHGCRAAGGGKPSVFEVDPRGCPFTIKLSARKDHEGSCDYRPVRCPNNPSCPPLLKMNLEAHLKECEHIKCPHSKCTFIGNQDTYEAHLETCRFEGLKEFLQQTDDRFHEMHVALAQKDQEIAFLRSMLGKLSEKIDQLEKSLELKFDVLDENQSKLSEDLMEFRRDASMLNDELSHINARLNMGILGSYDPQQIFKCKGTFVGHQGPVWCLCVYSMGDLLFSGSSDKTIKVWDTCTTYKCQKTLEGHDGIVLALCIQGCKLYSGSADCTIIVWDIQNLQKVNTIRAHDNPVCTLVSSHNMLFSGSLKAIKVWDIVGTELKLKKELTGLNHWVRALVAAQSYLYSGSYQTIKIWDIRTLDCIHVLQTSGGSVYSIAVTNHHIVCGTYENLIHVWDIESKEQVRTLTGHVGTVYALAVISTPDQTKVFSASYDRSLRVWSMDNMICTQTLLRHQGSVTALAVSRGRLFSGAVDSTVKVWTC, from the exons ATGAGCTCGGGCAAGGGCGCCCGCTACAACCGCTTCTCCGGGGGGCCGAGCAACCTTCCCACCCCAGACACCGCGGGG ACCAGAATGGAAACCACCTTTGGGCCTGCCTTTTCAGCTGTCACCACCATCACAAAAG CCGATGGGACCAGCACATACAAACAGCACCGCAGGACACCCTCTTCCTCCAGCTCCCTGGCCTACTCCCCGCGGGACGAGGAGGACAGCATG CCCCCCATCAGCACGCCTCGCCGCTCCGACTCGGCCATCTCCGTGCGCTCCCTGCACTCCGAGTCTAGCATGTCCCTCCGCTCCACGTTCTCGCtgccggaggaggaggaggagccg GAGCCGCTGGTGTTCGCCGAGCAGCCCTCGGTGAAGCTGTGCTGCCAGCTCTGCTGCGGTGTGTTCAAGGACCCCGTGATCACCACGTGTGGG CACACCTTCTGCCGAAGATGCGCCTTGAAGTCAG AGAAGTGCCCCGTGGACAACGCCAAGCTGACGGTGGTGGTGAACAACATCGCGGTGGCCGAGCAGATCGGCGAGCTCTTCATCCACTGCAGGCACGGCTGTCgggcggcggggggcgggaaGCCCTCCGTCTTCGAGGTGGACCCCCGAGGGTGCCCCTTCACCATCAAGCTTAGCGCTCGAAA GGACCACGAGGGCAGCTGTGACTACAGGCCTGTGCGCTGCCCCAACAACCCCAGCTGTCCACCCCTCCTCAAGATGAACCTGGAGGCTCACCTCAAGGAGTGCGAGCACATCAAGTGTCCCCACTCCAA GTGCACGTTCATCGGGAACCAGGACACGTACGAGGCGCACTTGGAGACGTGCCGCTTCGAGGGCCTGAAGGAGTTCCTGCAGCAGACAGACGACCGCTTCCATGAGATGCACGTGGCGCTGGCCCAGAAGGACCAGGAGATCGCCTTCCTGCGCTCCATGCTGGGCAAGCTCTCGGAGAAGATCGACCAGCTGGAGAAGAGCCTGGAGCTCAAGTTCG ATGTCCTGGACGAAAACCAGAGCAAGCTCAGCGAGGACCTCATGGAGTTCCGGAGGGATGCGTCCATGTTGAAC GACGAGCTGTCCCACATCAACGCGCGGCTGAACATGGGCATCCTCGGCT CCTATGACCCACAGCAGATCTTCAAATGCAAGGGAACGTTTGTGGGCCACCAGGGCCCCGTCTGGTGTCTCTGCGTCTACTCCATGGGGGACTTGCTCTTCAGCGGCTCCTCTGACAAGACCATCAAG GTGTGGGACACGTGTACCACCTACAAGTGCCAGAAGACTCTGGAGGGCCATGACGGCATCGTGCTGGCCCTTTGCATCCAGGG ATGCAAGCTGTACAGTGGCTCGGCCGACTGCACCATCATT GTATGGGACATCCAGAACCTACAGAAAGTGAACACGATCCGGGCCCACGACAACCCGGTGTGCACACTGGTGTCATCACACAACATGCTCTTCAGTGGCTCCCTGAAGGCCATCAAG GTCTGGGACATCGTGGGCACCGAGTTGAAGCTGAAGAAGGAGCTCACCGGTCTCAACCACTGGGTGCGAGCCCTGGTGGCCGCCCAAAGCTACCTGTACAGCGGCTCCTACCAGACAATCAAG ATCTGGGACATCCGGACCCTTGACTGCATCCACGTCCTGCAGACGTCTGGCGGCAGTGTCTACTCTATTGCCGTGACCAATCACCACATCGTCTGTGGCACCTACGAGAACCTCATCCAT GTATGGGACATCGAGTCTAAGGAGCAGGTGCGGACCCTGACGGGCCATGTTGGTACCGTGTACGCCCTGGCAGTCATCTCGACGCCAGACCAGACCAAAGTCTTCAGCGCATCCTATGACCGGTCTCTCAGG GTCTGGAGTATGGACAACATGATCTGCACGCAGACTCTGCTGCGTCACCAGGGCAGTGTGACCGCGCTGGCCGTGTCCCGGGGCCGGCTCTTTTCCGGAGCCGTGGACAGCACTGTGAAG GTGTGGACTTGCTAA